From Podospora bellae-mahoneyi strain CBS 112042 chromosome 3, whole genome shotgun sequence, the proteins below share one genomic window:
- a CDS encoding hypothetical protein (CAZy:AA7; EggNog:ENOG503NWXH; COG:C), which yields MGFEQVIKALRNSLPASNLFFEGDREYEALNGSYLSAMESDIRPAAIFRPESRKQVAKFVKIMRPFALGEHGEEATVRFAIRSGGQQPLPGVANIEGGITLDLGLLNSVELQKNGKQTVVSVGAGARWGAVYDKLDGTGLGVTGVRSASGGVGGLSLTGGVSFFSSREGFVCDNVLNYEVVLASGEIVNANEHENSDLWISLRGGGNNFGVVTRFDFRTFPQPGKFWGGSVFYFLSSWPYHVGALLSELRKKDAADPNAHVQLSIGYSSQFAQFACQSQLSYTGADATESMPEVLKPWADRHPQIEQLNSVRLMTLKEAVSEQPAESKGNVRCAYMNVTVKADAPTLFEATEIFTNSLESVKACSGLMSSLTFQPYSVHTLRQTVRHGGNSLGLDPLDGPFINIMVSTYWNKKSDDAAILKYMSNATSYMRREAQRRNKLVPFVSMNHAWTHQDVIECYGEENKRALQETSIKYDPQGLFQRGVPGGFKLFNRK from the exons ATGGGCTTTGAGCAAGTGATCAAGGCTCTCAGGAACAGCCTTCCCGCCTCAAACCTCTTCTTTGAGGGGGATAGGGAGTATGAGGCACTCAACGGGTCGTACCTCTCCGCCATGGAGAGCGATATCAGACCCGCCGCTATTTTCCGACCCGAAAGCAGGAAACAGGTTGCCAAGTTCGTCAAGATTATGAGGCCGTTTGCCCTTGGCGAGCATGGCGAAGAGGCCACGGTCCGATTTGCCATCCGCAGCGGCGGACAGCAACCACTCCCAGGTGTCGCCAACATTGAGGGCGGCATTACACTGGACCTCGGTCTCCTTAATTCAGTTGAGCTCCAGAAGAACGGGAAACAAACAGTTGTTTCAGTTGGCGCAGGTGCTCGATGGGGCGCGGTCTACGACAAGCTGGACGGCACAGGACTGGGTGTCACGGGTGTTCGTTCTGCctctggtggtgttggtggattGTCTTTGACTG GCGGTGTCTCgttcttctcctcccgcGAAGGGTTTGTCTGCGACAATGTTCTCAACTACGAGGTTGTCCTCGCCTCAGGAGAGATTGTCAATGCCAACGAGCATGAAAACAGCGACTTGTGGATTTCCCTCCGCGGAGGTGGCAACAACTTTGGGGTTGTCACACGTTTCGATTTCAGGACATTCCCTCAGCCCGGGAAATTCTGGGGCGGCAGTGTTTTCTATTTTCTCTCTAGCTGGCCATATCACGTCGGTGCCCTCCTGTCAGAGCTCCGGAAAAAGGATGCCGCCGACCCAAACGCCCACGTTCAGTTGAGCATCGGTTACTCTTCCCAGTTTGCTCAGTTTGCATGCCAGAGCCAGCTGTCTTACACTGGAGCGGACGCCACTGAGAGCATGCCTGAGGTGCTCAAACCGTGGGCAGATAGGCACCCTCAAATTGAGCAGTTGAACTCGGTCAGGTTGATGACGCTCAAAGAGGCGGTGTCAGAACAGCCAGCAGAATCAAAAGGCAACGTTCG ATGCGCCTACATGAACGTGACAGTCAAGGCCGACGCGCCCACGCTCTTTGAGGCGACTGAAATCTTCACCAACTCCCTTGAGAGCGTCAAGGCATGCTCCGGACTCATGTCTTCTCTCACATTCCAGCCATACTCGGTCCATACTCTCCGGCAAACAGTCCGCCACGGCGGTAATTCACTCGGTCTCGACCCCTTAGACGGACCGTTCATTAACATCATGGTATCGACGTACTGGAACAAGAAGTCTGACGATGCTGCCATCCTCAAGTACATGAGCAATGCGACAAGCTacatgaggagggaggctcAAAGGAGGAACAAGCTGGTGCCTTTCGTATCCATGAACCATGCCTGGACTCATCAAGACGTTATTGAGTGCTACGGAGAGGAGAACAAGAGGGCGCTGCAGGAGACAAGTATCAAGTACGATCCCCAGGGACTGTTCCAAAGAGGCGTCCCAGGGGGATTCAAGCTTTTCAACCGGAAATGA
- a CDS encoding hypothetical protein (COG:O; EggNog:ENOG503P4H7) — translation MAALPDFTLYYSAGACSNAVRLALHELSIPFQSVNTRRNANLKIEPADGSLTAEEYRDQVHHKNYVPGFVITFADGHRESLTETPAILSYIASLRPERGLAGKTDLEKARVLSWVVYFAGELQGVGWGALLAPKRFVDVSDKKLEEGVKEGGKKNIKAAYEHLETELQKGGGEWIVGDSLTLADVYSYILYRWGVMHEFGMEKYERYTEIVKKLEARESTKKTLEEEGLPAHFQ, via the coding sequence ATGGCGGCTCTTCCAGATTTTACTCTCTACTACAGCGCAGGAGCTTGCTCGAATGCAGTTCGTCTGGCCCTTCATGAGctctccatccccttccAATCTGTCAACACCCGCCGCAACGCCAATCTGAAGATCGAACCTGCCGACGGCTCGCTTACTGCGGAGGAGTACCGTGACCAGGTTCACCACAAGAACTACGTCCCTGGCTTTGTCATCACCTTCGCCGATGGACACAGGGAGTCCCTCACCGAGACGCCCGCTATCCTCTCTTACATTGCTTCTCTTCGTCCCGAAAGGGGCTTGGCGGGCAAGACAGATCTTGAGAAAGCAAGGGTTCTCTCATGGGTCGTCTACTTTGCCGGTGAGCTGcaaggggtgggatggggggcgCTTTTGGCACCGAAGCGGTTTGTGGATGTCAGTGAcaagaagttggaggagggtgtgaaGGAGGGTGGAAAGAAGAACATCAAGGCTGCGTATGAGCATCTGGAGACAGAGCTGCAGAAGGGCGGCGGGGAGTGGATTGTTGGAGATTCGCTGACACTGGCGGATGTGTATTCGTATATCTTGTACAGGTGGGGAGTTATGCATGAGTTTGGGATGGAGAAGTATGAGAGGTACACTGAGATTGTGAAGAAGCTCGAAGCGAGAGAGAGCACCAAGAAAactctggaggaggaagggttgCCAGCTCACTTTCAGTGA
- a CDS encoding hypothetical protein (EggNog:ENOG503P073; COG:G; COG:O) encodes MDSSRSKMRLLSLGAFFLSTSSALPNGLYSRQVDDAPEYTALGCFVDTGSRVLPSKVISTHDMTAEKCAANCRGYDYFGTQWSSECYCGSNKPTDAAPASECNMPCSGNPDETCGAGMRLNVYEFDRACDSDTEEPPVAISGFEYKGCYTDNVPQRVLGGITVAQHDMTLEKCAATCTAGGYAFFGVEYGTECFCGTSLDAASTKVSEGECSMTCMGNHSQQCGGPNRLNIYEKPNPVGAGSNLESVGDFHYASCWTDKVDDRSLKAVDWSTDDMTVEKCADRCSEFSYFGLEYSRECYCGNELIGQAAPEKDCAMLCVGAPGQWCGGPDRMNLYTKATSTSVTTSAEVTTPVETETDTPTITPEPETTTAPTEPETTTSDIPVSTTELPSSTESSTTTTQGPELTTITDCPPTPTYNGNPEYCYVSGGLPAACRQLASTTLNSRSVGPSMSACKTALTRYGMPTNPAATACFPTTALPAVPSSALARSVADSVYACLHAPTASVICQSDSACATNTYTVGQVPSPTPSTGVDLLKGDGGFEDGTLGDWVLGSSTHLVSTTISNARPKSGSQGLLMRYLSVNGGGNTLTYNLPVVPGQQYRFSLSFQHTNPSSATSLYLYVYPDVLQTSFTEAQLNGAPANVWGTREITFTAKASWVQLVLNVGGNVGGTNDVYIDDITFVRLT; translated from the coding sequence ATGGATTCCTCTCGCTCAAAGATGCGGCTCTTGTCGCTGGgtgctttctttctctcgaCCAGTTCTGCGCTCCCGAACGGGCTCTACTCCCGACAGGTAGATGATGCCCCCGAATACACGGCGCTCGGCTGCTTCGTCGACACTGGAAGCCGTGTGCTGCCCAGCAAGGTTATCAGCACCCACGACATGACGGCAGAGAAGTGCGCAGCCAACTGCCGCGGTTACGACTATTTCGGCACACAGTGGTCTTCGGAATGCTACTGTGGCAGCAACAAGCCCACCGATGCCGCACCGGCCTCCGAATGCAACATGCCCTGCTCCGGAAACCCAGACGAGACATGCGGTGCAGGCATGAGGCTTAACGTCTACGAATTCGACAGAGCCTGCGACTCGGATACGGAGGAGCCTCCTGTGGCCATCTCGGGCTTCGAGTACAAAGGTTGCTACACAGACAACGTTCCCCAGCGCGTGCTGGGTGGCATCACGGTCGCTCAGCACGACATGACTCTGGAGAAGTGTGCTGCCACATGCACCGCCGGCGGATACGCGTTCTTCGGTGTCGAGTATGGGACAGAGTGCTTCTGCGGGACAAGTTTGGATGCCGCCAGCACCAAGGTGTCGGAGGGCGAGTGTTCCATGACTTGCATGGGCAACCATTCGCAGCAGTGTGGAGGCCCCAACCGGCTCAACATCTACGAGAAGCCAAACCCGGTCGGTGCTGGGAGCAACCTTGAGTCCGTTGGTGACTTCCACTATGCCTCATGCTGGACCGACAAGGTGGACGACCGCTCCCTCAAGGCTGTCGACTGGAGCACCGATGACATGACGGTTGAGAAGTGTGCCGACAGATGTAGCGAGTTTTCCTACTTCGGCCTCGAGTATTCACGCGAATGCTATTGTGGAAACGAGCTGATCGGACAGGCCGCACCCGAGAAGGATTGCGCCATGCTCTGTGTGGGTGCTCCCGGCCAGTGGTGTGGTGGCCCGGACAGAATGAACTTGTACACCAAGGCAACATCGACCTCGGTGACGACCTCTGCAGAAGTCACCACTCCCGTTGAGACCGAGACGGATACGCCGACCATCACCCCGGAGCCCGAAACAACGACTGCCCCGACCGAGCCAGAGACCACGACTTCAGATATTCCTGTCAGCACCACCGAGCTGCCTTCCTCAACCGagtcttccaccaccacgacccaGGGGCCTGAGTTGACCACCATTACCGACTGCCCCCCTACGCCCACTTATAATGGAAACCCCGAGTACTGCTATGTGTCTGGTGGTCTGCCGGCCGCGTGCCGACAGCTAGCATCTACCACTCTCAACTCGCGCAGCGTGGGACCTTCGATGAGCGCTTGCAAGACTGCTCTTACCCGCTACGGCATGCCCACCAACCCTGCGGCTACAGCTTGCTTTCCCACTACTGCGCTCCCCGCAGTCCCATCCTCTGCGCTTGCTCGCTCCGTCGCCGACAGCGTTTACGCCTGCCTCCACGCGCCCACTGCCTCCGTCATATGCCAGTCTGATTCCGCCTGCGCCACAAACACCTACACCGTCGGTCAGGTCCCTTCGCCGACTCCCTCGACCGGTGTGGATCTGCTCAAGGGCGATGGTGGTTTTGAGGATGGCACTCTCGGAGACTGGGTCCTCGGGTCATCGACCCATCTGGTGTCCACTACCATCAGCAACGCCCGTCCCAAGTCGGGCTCGCAGGGACTCCTCATGCGGTATCTCAGCGTCAACGGAGGAGGAAACACCTTGACGTACAACCTGCCCGTCGTCCCCGGCCAGCAGTATCGATTCAGCTTGTCTTTCCAGCACACGAACCCCAGTTCTGCTACCAGTTTGTACCTTTATGTGTACCCCGACGTTCTGCAAACATCCTTTACCGAAGCGCAGTTGAACGGGGCGCCAGCGAATGTTTGGGGGACAAGGGAAATCACCTTCACTGCGAAGGCTTCATGGGTGCAGCTTGTACTCAATGTCGGTGGGAACGTAGGTGGGACGAATGACGTGTATATTGATGATATCACCTTTGTCAGGTTAACCTAA
- a CDS encoding hypothetical protein (EggNog:ENOG503PWTP): MSVFVNYGGPKLDKKQKQLVRSQAMVSVRGQQKIARAANAHQRDTGVTNPSGPSAASATVLSLNPRRLAPAIPTPSTTDVSEDSEDSAAIVLAKAPRANTSRKRAAAAAAAAAVAAPALVSSRARHAAPFSNIRDMCGAPPLSTHSTGVSARTFQDYLSRCNNYSSYLDQAFVLVGFKQPSYFRPDMSKSACIYIGWLLTAGVLDAYKGRDEMNYPYYEYRAVSELQKFIDGAEQRELHEVVYPVVVLSMFEMVRLSPRAITHSAAVEMFIKSRGGLAKMPVVMQHLVVMGDMLQGVSLDAPLAFNILNPVTSLRAATVGPFEGQQFRSSPFLMCDADEFDLANKYVQSHIHGDLPEVLQSALDSLRRFFKIPSERGWEDEADWQHLGTVDLDRIIDQPWEASDISGLFLETCALTARIMRRTLLEGLDAFDDGANKEDLQVIYENVRFIGLKAWVGLPYIYVWVNLIGFEASNDIKMKAYFVAEVVRCAFSYGCYQMEIFHAILSNFLSMRNALKERKFARIALTLGDCGFFA; this comes from the exons ATGTCGGTCTTTGTAAACTATGGCGGTCCCAAACTGGACAAGAAACAGAAGCAGCTCGTCCGTTCCCAGGCCATGGTCTCGGTCCGCGGCCAACAGAAAATTGCCAGGGCCGCCAACGCGCATCAGCGTG ACACAGGTGTAACCAATCCTTCGGGTCCCTCGGCAGCATCCGCTACTGTTTTGAGCTTAAATCCGCGCAG GCTTGCTCctgccatccccaccccaaGCACGACCGATGTCTCTGAAGATTCTGAGGACTCCGCCGCCATAGTGTTAGCCAAGGCACCGAGAGCCAACACTAGCCGCAAgcgcgccgccgccgccgctgctgctgctg ctgtcgCCGCTCCTGCACTCGTCTCTAGCCGGGCCCGTCATGCTGCTCCTTTCTCCAACATCAGAGATATGTGCGGCGCACCCCCACTGTCCACCCACTCCACGGGAGTGTCGGCCCGCACGTTTCAAGATTACCTCTCCCGATGTAACAACTACTCCTCGTACCTCGACCAGGCGTTTGTTCTGGTGGGGTTCAAGCAGCCGTCGTATTTTAGGCCTGACATGTCAAAGTCGGCCTGTATCTACATTGGCTGGCTGCTTACGGCAGGTGTCTTGGACGCATACAAGGGTAGGGACGAGATGAACTATCCCTACTACGAGTACAGGGCTGTGTCTGAGCTCCAGAAGTTCATCGACGGGGCGGAGCAGAGAGAGCTCCACGAGGTTGTCTacccggtggtggtgctctcCATGTTTGAG ATGGTGCGTCTGAGCCCGAGGGCCATCACCCATTCTGCTGCGGTGGAGATGTTTATCAAGTCCAGAGGGGGCTTAGCCAAAATGCCGGTGGTAATGCAGCACTTGGTGGTAATGGGCGACATGCTGCAAGGCGTTTCCCTGGATGCCCCCTTGGCTTTTAACATTCTGAACCCAGTCACCAGCCTCCGAGCCGCTACAGTGGGGCCGTTCGAGGGCCAGCAGTTCAGATCATCCCCCTTCCTAATGTGTGACGCCGACGAATTCGATCTGGCCAATAAGTATGTCCAGTCACACATTCACGGGGATCTGCCTGAGGTGTTGCAGTCGGCTTTGGATTCCTTGAGGCGTTTTTTCAAAATACCATCCGagcgggggtgggaggacgaggccgaTTGGCAGCACCTCGGAACAGTCGACTTGGACCGTATCATCGATCAACCATGGGAGGCCTCCGATATCTCTGGCTTGTTTCTCGAGACATGTGCCTTGACGGCCAGGATCATGAGACGGACTCTGTTGGAGGGACTGGATGCCTTCGATGACGGCGCGAACAAGGAAGACTTGCAGGTTATCTACGAAAATGTCCGATTCATTGGCCTAAaggcttgggttgggttgccGTACATCTATGTCTGGGT GAACTTGATCGGCTTTGAAGCATCAAACGACATCAAGATGAAGGCATATTTTGTAGCCGAAGTGGTGCGATGCGCCTTCAGCTATGGCTGTTATCAGATGGAGATCTTTCATGCCATTCTTTCCAACTTCTTGTCCATGAGGAATGcgctgaaggagaggaaaTTTGCCCGCATAGCCTTGACACTGGGAGATTGTGGGTTCTTCGCTTGA
- a CDS encoding hypothetical protein (EggNog:ENOG503P1UX), giving the protein MSKVIGVISGLLGILQFSMDNFPKKQSNSCVVRVSTGLASSGGLENPEGGVYKVHVFNQNQERIGWSNGKFISNGGFVDIKVDQGSNRQQAAFATIEATADGICIPYMSATWVDEQKYGWVGDIGSYCGQKWYYSNYWVANTQPRCTWVDRDHSHGVKAGMIMVHWPSFHTNDNWVSGDLQPRSKCGYPGFRAYKNWGDAEVTEWWKRDDTNTTTTPAEITNDDGVFDPDNFDGSKWVETDYTSGDSSSVVIAGRQIIKKRTVRKLDPRLVISNSPFHKASELCESETSFGPDFVSLVEGMYCNMETSELLPLCTEGLQRGCFHLEQKTYVKRDGVVSEGQKEYEHILDWTTSN; this is encoded by the exons atgTCCAAAGTTATTGGCGTCATCTCCGGCCTGCTCGGCATCCTCCAATTTTCCATGGACAACTTCCCCAAAAAGCAGTCCAACTCGTGCGTTGTGCGTGTCTCGACCGGTCTCGCATCCTCAGGTGGTCTTGAAAACCCCGAGGGTGGTGTGTACAAGGTTCACGTCTTCAACCAGAACCAGGAGCGCATTGGGTGGAGCAACGGAAAGTTCATCTCCAACGGTGGCTTTGTCGACATCAAGGTCGACCAGGGCTCAAACCGCCAGCAAGCTGCCTTTGCCACTATTGAGGCCACGGCCGATGGTATCTGCATCCCTTATATGTCTGCCACCTGGGTAGACGAGCAAAAGTATGGCTGGGTGGGCGATATCGGTTCGTACTGCGGGCAAAAGTGGTATTACAGCAACTACTGG GTTGCTAATACCCAACCTCGCTGCACTTGGGTTGACAGGGACCACTCTCATGGCGTCAAAGCCGGCATGATCATGGTCCACTGGCCCAGCTTCCACACCAACGATAACTGGGTATCGGGCGacctccaaccccgctcCAAGTGCGGCTACCCCGGTTTCCGTGCCTACAAGAACTGGGGCGATGCTGAGGTCACCGAGTGGTGGAAGCGTgacgacaccaacaccaccaccacccccgctgAGATTACCAATGACGATGGAGTCTTCGACCCTGACAACTTTGACGGCAGCAAGTGGGTTGAGACCGACTACACCTCGGGCGACTCCAGCTCCGTTGTCATTGCCGGTCGCCAGATCATCAAGAAGCGCACCGTCCGCAAGCTCGACCCTCGTCTCGTCATCTCCAACTCGCCCTTCCACAAGGCCTCGGAGCTTTGCGAGAGTGAGACGTCTTTCGGCCCCGACTTTGTGTCTCTTGTTGAGGGCATGTACTGCAACATGGAGACTTCTGAGCTGCTGCCTCTTTGCACCGAGGGGCTTCAGAGGGGATGCTTCCATCTCGAGCAGAAGACCTACGTCAAAcgggatggtgttgtcagCGAGGGACAGAAGGAATATGAGCACATCCTTGACTGGACGACTTCCAACTGA
- a CDS encoding hypothetical protein (EggNog:ENOG503NVDD; COG:S): MGGFMPFFPSGSDFRQSGFKDATLKPAAKRIIICCDGTWQSSVTNTVNIPSNITRIARYLSKVGRDGDDPAKEWQQVVYYDAGIGTAVGVLESARQGNTGSGFVGNVIEAYNFIVNNYTLGDQIFCLGFSRGAYTARAVAGLVTDIGVIQPRDMQDFAELYNVYQAHSDNILFRQSKAWREWVEGKRLFDPNQKGSPKGWKQAPSAWEKKPHGAPPEATRWVEAVAVFDTVGCLGIPEFEGYIMGGLAWLLSWAVTVEKFGFHNVTLSPYIKHAYQALALDEHRKPFDAAVWHLPAPPVRPAAGSNVADLRQAWEELRDTDGATEDQLTEAWENLVAAEMFEELGKRDAEPKLLQVWFPGVHVNMGGGSKEALEQRRGDFEQIAMITLMWMVEQLTPHLHFDNNAFEMLTDRFMVIQPIIDDLITSKKQDHWLIKKINALKARDNAKNGIDSGLTWARNLAAEALMGWATGPIVDTFEGGWIKKATGSKYRTPGEYKESQKGRTNEEIHPTVRYRMDRLSAEGVGYDPVPLKDFTRQKTVVSQTQADGSIKEVVGYEWVKNNVRIPEYKIAGPFDKEGANFERACVVTESASEWLGKLDKELGIDSWEARGLDKS, from the exons ATGGGTGGTTTTatgcccttcttcccctctgGCAGTGACTTTCGGCAGAGCGGGTTTAAAGATGCCACCCTCAAGCCTGCCGCCAAGAGAATCATCATCTGCTGCGATGGCACTTGGCAGTCATCAGTCACCAACACAGTCAACATTCCTTCCAACATCACACGCATCGCGCGGTATCTGAGCAAGGTGGGCAGAGATGGGGACGACCCAGCAAAGGAGTGGCAGCAGGTCGTCTACTACGACGCCGGCATTGGAACTGCCGTAGGTGTTCTGGAGTCTGCTCGACAGGGCAACACGGGTTCAGGCTTTGTCGGCAACGTCATCGAAGCGTACAACTTCATCGTCAACAACTACACTCTGGGCGACCAAATCTTTTGTCTGGGATTCTCGCGCGGTGCTTACACGGCTCGGGCCGTTGCTGGACTGGTCACTGATATTGGCGTGATCCAGCCCAGAGATATGCAAGACTTTGCCGAGCTGTACAATGTCTACCAGGCCCACAGCGACAACATTCTCTTTCGCCAGAGCAAGGCCTGGCGTGAATGGGTGGAGGGAAAGCGGCTGTTTGACCCGAACCAGAAGGGAAGCCCCAAGGGGTGGAAGCAGGCACCTTCAGCCTGGGAGAAGAAACCGCATGGAGCTCCTCCGGAGGCGACGAGATGGGTCGAAGCTGTCGCTGTTTTCGACACGGTGGGTTGTCTCGGCATCCCTGAATTTGAAGGTTACATCATGGGTGGCCTCGCGTGGCTGTTGAGCTGGGCAGTTACGGTAGAGAAGTTTGGCTTCCATAACGTGACGCTGAGCCCCTACATCAAGCACGCCTATCAGGCTCTTGCGCTGGACGAGCACAGAAAGCCATTCGACGCTGCTGTTTGGCATCTTCCAGCCCCTCCTGTTCGCCCTGCTGCGGGAAGCAACGTGGCGGATCTGAGACAGGCATGGGAAGAGCTCCGAGACACAGACGGGGCAACCGAGGACCAGCTGACCGAAGCTTGGGAGAACCTTGTCGCTGCTGAAATGTTTGAGGAGTTGGGCAAGCGGGACGCCGAGCCTAAGCTTTTGCAAGTTTGGTTCCCCGGTGTTCATGTGAACATGGGAGGCGGGAGCAAGGAGGCGCTGGAACAGAGAAGGGGAGACTTTGAGC AGATTGCCATGATTACGTTGATGTGGATGGTTGAGCAGCTAACGCCACACCTCCATTTTGACAACAACGCCTTTGAAATGTTGACAGACCGATTCATGGTCATACAGCCAATTATCGACGACCTCATCACGAGCAAGAAGCAGGACCACTGGCTGATAAAGAAGATCAACGCTCTCAAGGCGAGAGATAATGCCAAGAATGGCATTGACAGCGGCTTGACCTGGGCTCGAAATCTTGCAGCTGAGGCGCTCATGGGGTGGGCGACCGGCCCAATCGTCGACACGTTCGAGGGCGGCTGGATCAAGAAGGCGACGGGTTCCAAGTACCGTACTCCAGGCGAATATAAAGAAAGTCAGAAGGGGAGGACCAATGAAGAGATTCACCCAACAGTAAGGTACAGGATGGACCGGCTCAGCGCCGAAGGTGTGGGTTATGACCCAGTGCCGCTGAAGGACTTTACGCGCCAAAAGACTGTTGTGTCGCAGACGCAAGCAGATGGCAGCATaaaggaggttgttggctaTGAATGGGTCAAGAACAATGTCCGGATTCCAGAGTACAAGATAGCCGGGCCTTTCGATAAGGAGGGGGCCAACTTTGAGCGGGCCTGTGTGGTGACAGAGTCAGCGTCGGAATGGCTGGGAAAACTGGACAAGGAGCTGGGGATCGATTCGTGGGAGGCGCGAGGTCTGGACAAGTCTTGA